One window of bacterium genomic DNA carries:
- a CDS encoding putative baseplate assembly protein has protein sequence MALQVPNLDDKTFQELAAEAVALIPRYSRDWTDHNLHDPGITFLELFAWLAEMQIYQLNRVTDNQIDRFLKMVGMARLARQPARVEIEFTVPAISTLGLLPAGTRVVPLGHEHLIFETEDDFSITRTRMIAINSHWNSTSIDYTEANNKVGIYFFPFGEQAAVGATLALGFDQPFADAEIANLFFLLREDDLPAPAPRPEGADEIQPSATLVWEYSVNGNWAQLNVLRDTTLSLNQSGRLVFIPPADWTAPNGVYWLRGRLAAGLYEIPPVLEHVRLNVIPARQVETVMHEDLGEGTGLPHQRVRLQKLPLLLAADRERGPLRVGDILNWPEFLTALRPAGTTGQPATQRRFWDFLPATIQALIKDELIGRLPTDSEKYQIVAAFNQILTSTDLYDPAIFAEIQPTEAYQQAVAQPECDFAAAAIIQFNRQLFDLAFANQVARPGLVIQVQDHMVWEDWQRVEDFESSAAGDRHYVLEVETGEVTFGNGQNGRIPGEGRSMRAYSYQTSRGSEGNVSAGLTWRIEKSGAAGARGMNVLPTSGGREPETIAEAQLRAQEEMTSRQRAVTSADFEQLALATPGLRVARAKALPNYHPEFPKLHLPGNVTVVAVPALRSNRVTPAAGAGFLQTVQRHLEARRLVATVVHVIAPAYVEVAVRGKIFKQKKSDTKEVEKRALAALQKFLHPLTGGPNQDGWTFGRPVYAAEIYQLLDEVEGVDHVVGIELDAVALQQLAQKIITIPPNALVYSGEHNLEIV, from the coding sequence ATGGCCTTGCAGGTTCCCAATCTCGATGACAAAACTTTTCAGGAGCTGGCGGCAGAGGCCGTTGCGCTGATTCCGCGCTACTCGCGCGACTGGACCGATCACAATCTTCACGATCCCGGCATCACGTTCCTGGAGTTGTTCGCCTGGCTGGCAGAGATGCAAATCTACCAGCTCAATCGCGTGACCGATAACCAGATTGACCGGTTTCTCAAAATGGTGGGAATGGCGCGGTTGGCGCGGCAACCGGCGCGGGTGGAGATCGAGTTCACTGTTCCCGCCATCTCAACTCTCGGACTGCTGCCGGCCGGCACGCGCGTGGTGCCGCTCGGCCACGAACATCTGATTTTTGAAACCGAAGATGATTTTTCCATCACGCGCACCCGGATGATTGCCATCAATTCGCACTGGAACAGCACGAGCATCGATTATACTGAAGCCAACAACAAAGTGGGCATCTACTTTTTCCCATTCGGCGAGCAAGCGGCAGTGGGCGCAACCCTGGCGCTGGGATTCGATCAGCCTTTCGCCGATGCCGAGATTGCCAATCTCTTCTTTCTGCTGCGTGAAGATGATCTGCCAGCGCCTGCGCCGCGGCCTGAAGGTGCTGATGAGATTCAGCCCTCCGCAACTCTGGTGTGGGAATACTCTGTGAATGGCAATTGGGCGCAATTGAATGTGCTGCGCGACACGACGCTCAGCTTGAATCAGAGCGGCCGCCTGGTTTTCATTCCGCCGGCGGATTGGACTGCCCCAAATGGCGTCTACTGGCTGCGCGGCCGACTTGCTGCCGGGCTTTATGAGATTCCGCCGGTGCTCGAGCATGTCAGATTGAATGTCATCCCTGCGCGGCAAGTGGAGACAGTGATGCACGAAGATCTGGGTGAAGGCACCGGTTTGCCCCACCAGAGAGTGCGGCTGCAAAAATTGCCGCTGTTGCTCGCTGCCGATCGTGAACGCGGACCATTGCGGGTGGGTGATATTCTCAACTGGCCTGAGTTTCTAACGGCCCTTCGCCCGGCCGGCACAACCGGGCAACCTGCGACGCAGCGCCGGTTTTGGGATTTTCTCCCCGCTACCATCCAAGCGCTGATCAAAGACGAGCTGATTGGCCGGCTGCCTACCGATAGCGAGAAGTATCAAATTGTCGCGGCATTCAACCAAATCCTCACCTCGACGGATCTCTACGACCCCGCGATTTTTGCCGAGATTCAGCCAACTGAAGCCTATCAACAAGCCGTGGCGCAACCGGAATGTGACTTTGCCGCGGCTGCCATCATTCAGTTCAATCGCCAGCTTTTTGATTTGGCGTTCGCCAATCAAGTCGCGCGGCCCGGACTGGTCATTCAAGTGCAAGATCACATGGTGTGGGAAGATTGGCAGCGCGTGGAGGATTTTGAAAGCTCGGCTGCCGGCGACCGGCATTATGTATTGGAGGTTGAAACTGGTGAGGTCACTTTCGGCAACGGACAGAACGGCCGCATTCCGGGAGAAGGGCGGAGCATGCGCGCCTATTCCTATCAAACCAGCCGTGGCAGTGAAGGCAATGTTTCTGCCGGCCTCACCTGGCGCATCGAGAAGTCCGGCGCTGCCGGCGCGCGAGGAATGAATGTGCTGCCGACCAGCGGCGGCCGGGAACCGGAGACGATTGCCGAGGCGCAACTGCGCGCGCAAGAGGAGATGACCTCGCGGCAGCGCGCCGTGACTTCGGCAGATTTCGAGCAGCTCGCCCTGGCAACGCCGGGCTTGCGCGTGGCGCGCGCCAAAGCTCTGCCCAATTATCATCCGGAATTTCCCAAGCTGCATCTGCCGGGGAATGTTACGGTGGTCGCCGTGCCGGCGCTGCGATCCAATCGCGTGACGCCTGCTGCCGGCGCAGGATTTCTGCAAACCGTGCAGCGTCATCTCGAAGCACGGCGCCTCGTTGCCACGGTTGTGCATGTGATCGCGCCGGCCTACGTGGAAGTGGCGGTGCGCGGCAAAATCTTCAAACAGAAAAAGAGTGACACAAAGGAAGTGGAGAAGCGGGCGCTGGCAGCCCTGCAAAAATTCTTGCACCCGCTCACCGGCGGCCCGAACCAAGATGGCTGGACCTTTGGCCGGCCGGTGTATGCCGCCGAAATCTATCAGCTTCTTGATGAAGTGGAGGGCGTTGATCACGTCGTGGGCATCGAGCTGGACGCAGTCGCGCTGCAACAGCTCGCTCAAAAGATCATTACCATTCCGCCCAATGCGCTGGTCTACAGCGGAGAGCATAATTTGGAAATCGTATGA
- a CDS encoding phage tail protein, which produces MNPSDFKSQVFRTPAQWQNGLSSGLQILPEGGLTLYPRPAFESWLPIPIAGGKPTALAVDECGLIYWIAEQDRCLYRCDLISHKLDRLYCPHGRSAAATGRLLMDRFNFWMLDAANRRVLVFSRETFQLKLVLAAIKQPVDIALGRSGILYVLDQDSRTILRYDAHGRTAGPAFGGAELQQPIGLIVGRDHFIYVLDRNQRHFLRYDAEGNFLGLIGDFDSVAPDFRPAMIAANSQGNLFVVDGRTQQLHEFDADGSHLGVMQLPAVVKSIKGIAFGRGDDLFLSTDQGLARFSARLSFVGETGAFYTRTLDNGADRSTWHRLALEANLPPGTILEIFYHSSDDTRLRGLVEAVFTDPNDSVQRKVERLEALLGTKWIGPEKNPTDMLLREQTGRFLWLKLALSTFDANQKPVVRELRAYYPRISYLRYLPATYQEDAVSRAFLERFLSLFESVLYGLETEITALFKNFDPLTTPADFLDWLASWLNLALEEEWPETRKRQFLLQAPELFKQKGTVAGIAGLVEIYTGQRPLIVEHALVSPPLILGKPLRLGLNSVVSATPIRGFRLGDSAVLGRTALREVAQLPEDPFQTMAHRFTLLLNLSRADFQKQEAKLREMLNDETPAHTAYTLKLIGAGSAAADLYVGVNSRVEEYQPVRLNGTARVGRVVAAIHGEKAVRLERNSQIGRCFRLI; this is translated from the coding sequence ATGAATCCCTCTGATTTCAAAAGCCAGGTCTTTCGAACGCCGGCGCAGTGGCAAAACGGGTTGTCTTCCGGCCTGCAAATTCTGCCCGAGGGCGGCCTCACGCTTTATCCCCGGCCCGCGTTTGAATCATGGTTGCCGATTCCAATCGCGGGCGGCAAGCCCACTGCACTGGCGGTGGACGAATGCGGGCTGATTTATTGGATTGCCGAGCAAGATCGTTGTTTGTATCGCTGCGACTTGATCTCGCACAAACTCGATCGCTTGTATTGTCCGCATGGCCGCAGCGCCGCTGCCACCGGCCGCCTGCTCATGGATCGTTTCAATTTCTGGATGCTCGATGCCGCTAACCGCCGGGTGTTGGTGTTTTCGCGAGAGACTTTTCAATTGAAGCTTGTGCTCGCTGCCATCAAGCAGCCGGTTGATATTGCGCTGGGCCGCTCAGGCATCCTGTACGTCTTGGATCAAGACTCTCGCACCATACTCCGCTACGATGCCCACGGTCGGACCGCCGGACCGGCTTTTGGCGGCGCAGAGTTGCAGCAGCCAATCGGACTCATCGTCGGCCGGGATCATTTCATTTATGTGCTCGACCGCAATCAACGCCATTTTCTGCGCTATGATGCCGAGGGCAACTTTCTGGGATTGATCGGCGATTTCGACAGCGTGGCGCCCGACTTTCGGCCGGCCATGATCGCGGCCAATTCGCAAGGAAATCTCTTTGTTGTCGATGGCCGCACGCAACAACTGCACGAATTCGATGCCGACGGCAGCCACCTCGGCGTCATGCAATTGCCGGCTGTTGTCAAATCAATCAAAGGCATCGCCTTCGGCCGCGGGGATGATCTTTTTCTCAGCACTGATCAAGGCCTCGCCCGTTTCAGTGCGCGCCTGAGTTTTGTGGGCGAAACCGGCGCCTTTTACACGCGCACGCTGGACAATGGCGCAGACCGGTCAACATGGCACCGCCTGGCGCTGGAAGCAAATCTGCCGCCGGGAACGATACTCGAGATTTTCTATCACTCCAGCGACGACACACGCCTGCGCGGCTTGGTCGAGGCGGTGTTTACCGATCCCAACGACTCCGTGCAAAGAAAAGTGGAAAGGCTCGAAGCCTTGCTCGGCACAAAATGGATTGGGCCTGAGAAAAATCCCACGGACATGCTGTTGCGCGAGCAAACCGGCCGTTTCCTCTGGTTGAAACTGGCGCTTTCCACCTTTGACGCCAATCAAAAACCGGTGGTGCGCGAGCTGCGCGCCTACTATCCCCGCATTTCCTATCTGCGCTACTTGCCGGCAACTTATCAAGAAGATGCGGTGAGCCGCGCTTTTCTCGAGCGCTTCCTCTCCTTGTTCGAATCCGTACTGTACGGACTGGAAACCGAAATCACCGCGCTGTTCAAGAATTTTGATCCGCTGACCACGCCGGCAGACTTTCTCGATTGGCTGGCCTCGTGGCTGAATCTTGCCCTCGAAGAAGAATGGCCGGAAACCCGCAAGCGCCAGTTCCTGCTGCAGGCCCCGGAATTGTTCAAACAAAAAGGCACTGTGGCCGGCATTGCCGGCTTGGTGGAAATCTACACCGGCCAGCGTCCGCTGATCGTGGAACATGCTTTGGTCTCGCCGCCGCTGATTCTGGGCAAGCCCTTGCGCTTGGGCCTCAACAGCGTGGTGAGCGCGACGCCGATTCGCGGCTTTCGCCTGGGCGACAGCGCGGTGCTCGGCCGCACCGCCCTCCGCGAGGTGGCGCAACTGCCGGAAGATCCGTTTCAGACGATGGCGCATCGTTTCACCTTGCTGCTCAACCTGAGCCGCGCGGATTTCCAAAAGCAGGAAGCCAAGCTGCGCGAGATGCTGAATGATGAAACGCCCGCGCACACCGCTTACACTCTGAAATTGATCGGCGCCGGCAGCGCGGCGGCGGACCTCTACGTCGGCGTCAATTCGCGCGTCGAAGAGTATCAGCCGGTTCGACTCAACGGCACCGCGCGAGTGGGGCGGGTCGTGGCGGCCATTCACGGAGAAAAAGCGGTGCGGCTGGAACGCAATTCCCAAATAGGTAGATGCTTCAGATTGATATAA